Genomic DNA from Candidatus Caldatribacterium sp.:
TGTGGAAGAGCTCAAAAAACGGGGCATCGCTTTCATTGGACCCGAGATTTCAGTAATCCAGAAAATGAAGAACAAACTGCAGGCGAAGCGCCTTATGCACGAGGCAGGAGTCCCAGTTATTCCTGGCTCCCTTGAGCCGGTGAAAAGCTTCGCTGATGCCCATGACATTGCTAAAGAAATCGGCTTTCCCCTTCTCCTCAAAGCTTGCCTTGGGGGAGGCGGGCGAGGCATTCGGGTGATCACCGACGAAGAAGACCTCCGAAAATCCTTTGATAGTGCCCGCCGAGAAGCCCAGATGGCCTTCGGAAACGAGGAGCTCTACGTTGAGAAGCTCATCGAGCGGGCACGGCACATCGAGGTACAGATTCTTGCTGACCGGTTCGGCAACGTCATCCACTTAGGGGAGAGGGAATGCTCCCTCCAGCGCCGCCGTCAGAAAATCCTTGAGGAGGCTCCGGCGACAAATCTTCCTGAGTCCTTGCGTTCCCAGATTCTCGCCGCTGCTGTCCGGGCTGCGAAAGCCATCGGGTACACCACCTGCGGAACCTTTGAGTTCCTCGTAACCCCGGAAGGGGAGTTCTACTTTATGGAGCTCAACGCCCGCATCCAGGTGGAGCACCCGGTGACAGAGGAAATCTCAGGTGTCGACTTAGTACGGGAGCAGATTCGCCTTGCAGCGGGAGAAAAGCTCCTCATGAACCAGGAAGACGTCTTCCTACGAGGACATGCCATAGAGATGCGCATCAACGCCGAAGACCCGGAGAGGCGTTTTGCTCCTTCCCCGGGGCGTATCACTCAGTTTGAGATTCCTCGGGGTCCGGGAATTCGGGTGGATTCCCATTGCTACAGCGGGTACACGGTTCCTCCTCACTACGACTCTCTCATTGCAAAGCTCATCGTTTGGGACTGCAACCGGGAGTTCGCCATACGCCGTTCTCGAGAGGCTCTGCGGTCGTTCATTGTGGAAGGCATCGCCACCACCATTCCCTTTCATCTCAAAATCCTTTCCCATCCTGATTTCCTTGAGGGCAATCTCCACACTCGCTTCATCGAAGAGGTGTGGCAGGAAACCAAAGGAGGCGAGATAAAGATATGAAGCTCCGCACCTTCCCCCAGGGGGTTTTCCTCCCGCACCACAAGGAGGATACAGCCCATCTCCCTATTGTCCGCGTTCCTCTTCCCCAAGGAGTCGTCCTTCCCCTCATTCAGCACACCGGTGCTCCGCTCAAACCTTTGGTGAAAAAGGGAGACGGAGTAAAACGAGGCCAGAAAATCGCCGATGCCGAAGCTTTTGTTGCCGCACCGCTCCATGCTCCGCTCAGCGGAAAAGTCACCGGCATCGAGGAGTGGGCCCATCCGACACTCGGGAAATTCCAGGCTGTCGTTATCGAGAATGACGGGAGCTCTGAGGAAATGCGCTACGACCCCCTCCCGGAGGACATCGAGCGCCTTGACCCCGAGTCCCTTCGCCTCTTTGTTCGGGAAGGGGGATTCGTAGGACTCGGAGGAGCCGCTTTCCCAACCCACGTGAAGCTCTCTCCACCCAAGGACAAACCCATCGATTCCTTTATCCTCAATGGAGCAGAGTGCGAGCCGTACCTCACCTGTGACCATCGGGTAATGCTCGAGCGGGCAGAGGACATGCTTTTGGGGCTCCGCATCATGGTCCGAGCCTGTGGAGCAAAGAAAGCCTACATCGGCATCGAGGATAACAAAAGGGATTGCATCGAC
This window encodes:
- the accC gene encoding acetyl-CoA carboxylase biotin carboxylase subunit, with product MFSKILVANRGEIALRVVRACRELGIKTVGVFSDPDANLLHLRFVDQKVALGGNSAVETYLNIPKIVRACEVTGADAVHPGYGFLAENVTFVEELKKRGIAFIGPEISVIQKMKNKLQAKRLMHEAGVPVIPGSLEPVKSFADAHDIAKEIGFPLLLKACLGGGGRGIRVITDEEDLRKSFDSARREAQMAFGNEELYVEKLIERARHIEVQILADRFGNVIHLGERECSLQRRRQKILEEAPATNLPESLRSQILAAAVRAAKAIGYTTCGTFEFLVTPEGEFYFMELNARIQVEHPVTEEISGVDLVREQIRLAAGEKLLMNQEDVFLRGHAIEMRINAEDPERRFAPSPGRITQFEIPRGPGIRVDSHCYSGYTVPPHYDSLIAKLIVWDCNREFAIRRSREALRSFIVEGIATTIPFHLKILSHPDFLEGNLHTRFIEEVWQETKGGEIKI